Genomic segment of Coffea arabica cultivar ET-39 chromosome 1e, Coffea Arabica ET-39 HiFi, whole genome shotgun sequence:
ATTACAAGTCAAATGAATGTGAGGCTAACAAAGCCTGTAGTAGAATAGAAAACCAAAAAAGCCGTGTTTTTCTTACACCCAAACAAAGCACCAGGTCCGAATAGCATGACTCccattttcttccaacaattctGGAATATTGTTAAAGGTGATCTTATTGCCGCTATTTCTAGTTTCTTTCATTCAGGTAACCTGTTAAAGTCTATAAATGAAACTGTTATTACCTTGATTCCTAAAGTTGATGCCCCCATCCTAGTCTCTCAGTTTAGGCCTATAAGCCTCTGCAATGTGATTTATAGAGTCATATCAAAAATATTGGTCAACAGGCTTAAACCCTTCCTTAAATATTGTATTAGTTCCAACCAATCCGCTTTTATTCCTGGCAGACAGATTCTGGATAATGAAGTTATTGCACATGAGTTTATTCATTGCCTTCATAACAGAAGAACTGGTACAAACACTCACATGGCCCTCAAGCTTGACATGTCTAAGGCGTATGATAGGATAGAGCGGGTGTTTTTGGCAAAAGTTATGCAAAAAATGGGGGTTTGTCCAAAGTGGATCCAATGGATTATGAAATGTGTCTCTTCTGTAACTTACACTTTTAACATAAATGGGGAGAAAAATGGCTATGTGAAACCAACTAGAGGACTCCAACAAGGGGACTTTCTATCTCCTTACCTTTTGGTAATCATCTCTGAAGGTTTCTCTAGCTTATTGCAGCAGGCAATGCAATGCAAAAGGCTAACTGGGCTTAAAATTGCTCAATATTGCCCTGCTGTGTCACATTTATTTTTTGCAGATGATACCTTGATTTTTTGTAAAGTAATAGATGAAGAGGCACGAAAGATTATGCATATTCTCAGCACATATGGAGCAGCATCTGGTCAGATGATCAATGTGGATAAATCGGTCGTGTTTTTTAGTAAGAATACTAGAGATGATAGAAAAAATGCAGTGTTGGATATGCTGGTGGGCATGAAAGAAGTGCGGTAGAGTAAATATCTGGGTCTCCCTGTGGTTTTTAGGAGATCGAAGAGGCAGATTTTTAACTAtataaaacaaaagatgatGGCAAGACTAACTGGTTGGAAAGAAAAACTTTTAAGTCAGGCAGGAAACGAGGTGCTAATAAAATCAGTCTTGCTGGCTATGCCTACATATGCTATGGCCTGCTGCAAGCTTCCAAAGGGGCTATGTGTGGAAGTTTGTAAGGAGATGGCTAAATTCTGGTGGGAAGATAAAGGACAGGAACGGAGAGTTCACTGGATGGGTTGGTCAAAGTTGTCAGAGGTCAAAGGAAAGGGGGGCTTGGGCTTTAGAGATTTGATGGATTTTAACAATGCAATGTTAGCTAAAAAATTCTGGAGGATATTAACGAGGCCAAATTTGATGGTTAGTCGAATATTAAGAGGCAAATACTTCAAAGGGGAATCAAtatggaaaatgaaaataaaggcaAGTGATTCCTGGATGTGGAAGAGCATTTTGTATGCTAGGGAACTGCTGGAGAGTGGGGTAAGAAAAAGGGTTGTGGATGGAACTACCATAGATATTTGGAGGGATAGATGGCTCCTTAGAAGGGGAAAGGAATGATCAGATCAGAGAAACCAACAGAGTGCCAATTAGACAAAGTGAGTGAATTGATCCAAAATGGTCAGTGGAATGTGGAACTGCTGAAAACAGTCTTTGATAAGAAGGATTGCAGGAGGATTAGAAGAATACCAGTTAGTATTACTAACTGCAAGGATAGATTGGTGTGACCATTATCAGCTACAGGGGAATATAATGTGAA
This window contains:
- the LOC113691080 gene encoding uncharacterized mitochondrial protein AtMg00310-like yields the protein MARLTGWKEKLLSQAGNEVLIKSVLLAMPTYAMACCKLPKGLCVEVCKEMAKFWWEDKGQERRVHWMGWSKLSEVKGKGGLGFRDLMDFNNAMLAKKFWRILTRPNLMVSRILRGKYFKGESIWKMKIKASDSWMWKSILYARELLESGVRKRVVDGTTIDIWRDRWLLRRGKE